GGCCGGGATATGAATCGGAGAGTCCGGTGCAGCAAGCGATGACGCAAGTGCGCATTGTGGCGATCGAGGAAGCCCTGCTGATCTCCAAGCAGGGTGGACGTCGAACCATTCGCGGCAGCGTGGCGCCGGTCGCCGACGACGGAGGGAGCGTGCTCGGCGCCGTGCTGGTGTTTCACGAGACCGCATCCGGCGAACGGGGCCTCCAGGCCTCTGAGAAGCAGGGGGACACGCTCTGGAAGATGGATGCGCGCCTCGGGCGTCCGCAGGGAATTATCAATTTGTGTTCCTGGTGCAAGCGTGTGCCGGACGAGTCCGGCGAGTGGTATGACCTGGCCACGTTTATCGCCGAGCGATCGGCAATCCAGTTCAACGGCGGGCTTTGCCCGGAATGTATGGATCAATGTTTCCCTTGCGACGGCAGGCATAAGTAGTTCGAGGCATGCGTGAACCCGTTCACCGGAGGTCCCTCGCACGTGTCGCTCATTGCCGCAGTCTTCCTCCCTGCGCTAATTTTCGAGAAGGCTTCAAGAATGCGTGAGAATAGACTATAGTAGCGCTGCACACTCACGCAGGACTTGTGACCAACTCTACTCTGACAACTCCAGACTCGCGCCCGTTGCGGATCGCGCTCATCGGCGCAGGCCGTCATGCCCAGCACCATGCCCGCGCTATTTTGCGCTGCCCCGGCGTGCAACTGGTGGCGGTGGCCGATCCGTCCGACGCCGCTCAAGCGGCGATGCGCGATATTGTTCCGGGTATCGGCTGTTTCAAGACGCCGGAGGAGCTGTTTGCCTCTGAACGTCTCAATGTGGTGCACATCATTACCCCGCCGGCCACTCATGCTCCGTTGGCCCGCATGGCGATCAAGGCCGGATGCCACATCTATGTAGAGAAGCCCTTTACCGAGTCGGTGGAGGACGCGCAACAGATCCTGGATGAGGCGGGCGGCAAAGGCCTCCGTGTCTGTGCAGGCCATCAACTGTTGTATGAACCACCCACCCGGGTCTTGACCCAGTACTTGCCGTCGATCGGGCGCGTCGTGCACGTCGAGAGCTACTTTTCCTTCCGGACCGTGCGTCATGCGCCGGGCGGCCGCAAGGTGCTACGCGCCGACCACCAATTGCTCGATATTCTGCCGCATCCGGTCTATCTGTTGCTGCAGGTGTTGGAGCAGGCCGGGGAGGGCCGTACCGAGCTGCTGTCTTTGGAAGTGAGTCAGGCCGGAACCGTGCACGCGTTGGTGCGGCGCGGCGGCGTGACCGGCACGTTGATCGTGACGCTCGAAGGGCGCCCGGTGGAGAGTTATCTGCGGGTTGTCGGGAAGAACGGGTCGTTGTTTGCCGACTATGTTCGCAGCACCACGCAGCGGGCCATCGGTCCCGGCTCGTCCGGCATCGATAAGTTATTCGCGCCTTACCGGCAGGCCTGGCAATTGCTGATCGGCACGACCTCCGCGATGGCGAACCGATTCCTCAAGAGTCAGCGAAGTTATCCCGGGCTGGCCGAACTGTTTACCGCTTTCTATGAGTCCGCGCGGACGGGCGGGCCGTCGCCCTTGTCGCCGGAGAGTTTACTGGAGACCGTGCGCATCTGTGAGCGCGTGGCGAAGGCCCTGAAGGTCGGCGAGGCCAAGGCCCTGGCTGACGCTGCGCCGAAGCCGGTCGAGAGCCGGGGCGTGCTGGTCACCGGAGGCACCGGGTTTCTCGGAAAAGAAATCGTGCGGACGCTGCTGTCGCGCGGCCGCCCTGTTCGTGTGGTGGCGCGACGTGAGCCGTCCCCCTGGGAGCGGATTGCGGGTGCCGAATATGTGGTGGCCGATGTGGCCACGGGAGCCGCTGCGCAGCTGTTCAAGGGGGTGGATACCGTCATTCATGCCGCGGCAGAAACCGCCGGTGGGTGGCCGGAGCATCAGCGTAACTCGTTGGATGCCACCGAACAGATGGTTCGCGGTGCCGATGCGGCGGGGATTACCCACTTCGTCCATGTCAGCAGTCTCGCCGTCTTGGCGCAAGGCAACGGCCGGCCCATCGGCGACGACCATCCGTTGGAGCCGGACAGCAAGGGGTCCGGTCCCTATGTCTGGGGAAAGTTGGAATCCGAACGGTTGGCGGTTCAACTCGGCAAAGAACTCGGTCTCTCCGTGAAAGTGATTCGTCCCGGGGCATTGGTCGACTATCGCGATTTTGACCCGCCGGGCCGGCTCGGTAAGCGGTTGGGAAATATCTTTGTGGCCGTCGGTTCGCCGGGCGATCGTCTGGGTGTGGTAGATGTCGGTTTTGCCGGCCGCTTCCTTGGCTGGATGACGGACGCGTGGGACAACGTGCCCAGCCCCTTGAACCTCCTCGATCCTGTTTCACCGACCAAGCAGGAACTGCTGGATCGTCTCCGGCAAGCCAACCCGGATCTCACGGTGGTCTGGCTGCCGAGGTTTGTCTTGGTTCCCCTCTCCTGGCTCGCGACGCTCGCGCAGAAAATCCTGCGGCCCGGGAAGCCGGCTATTGATGTCGCCAAGGTGTTCAGCGTCCTTCCCTACGATACTTCCGGGATTGCAAAGCTGGCTCCTCAGGTCGATCACGCCTCCGAGAAACGATAACCGTCTCTGCCGCATGGTCCGTATCCTTGTTGATGATAGGCTCGGGGCCGATTCATCCACCTGATCGAAATGAGTGTATTCCGGGAAGTACTTGAAAAATATAGGAATGCCGGAGGGGTCGAAAAAGATGCCCTCGCGGGGTTGATTTGAGGCGTCAGAGGGGGTAAGTCTTAGGAGTATTCTACGAGCAAGGCCAGTCCCCAAACGGCAATCGTCTCACCACCGAAGAGTTGATCATCATGAACATTGGATTGAATGCGCGTGCGCTGACCATCGGTCTGGCCTTTCTGGGCGTCGTCTCAGGATGCGCGGTAGACCAGCGCTGGCGTTCAGCCATGCAGGAAGGCAATCACGCCCTGCGTTCCGGCGACTACACGCATGCGGAGGAATCCTTTGTGGCTGCTCGCAAGGAAGCAGAGGTGCTCGATCCACAAGGGAAACGTTTGGCCGAGACGTTGAGTCAGCTGGGCGAAGTGAATCGTGAGTTGGGGCGGTTTCCACGCGCCGAAGCACTCTTTCAGGAAGCCCTGGCGATCAGGGAGCGCGTGTATGGGCCCGCCCACGCCGAGACGGCTTCCAGCCTGACCGACCTGGGCGAACTCTACCGCCTGCAGGGACTCTATACACAGTCCGAAGCGCTTCATCAACGGGCACGGGAAATCCGCGAGCAAGTGTTCGGCGCGGACCATAGCAAGACAGCCGAGAGTTTGAACAATATTGCTGTGGTCTATCAGGATCAACGACGCTTCGCCGACGCCGAGCCCGTCTTGCAGCGCGCACTCGGGATTCTTGAAAAACAACTCGGGCCGGAACACAGCACGACGGCCATCACGCGCGACAACCTGGCGAAGATGTATCAGGCGCAGGGGCAGCATGCTCGCGCGATGCCGTTGTATCAGCGGGCCTTGACGATTCATGAAAAGGCCTTCGGTCCTCACCATCCGATCGTGGCCAGGAATCTTGAGAATCTTGCGGATACGTACCGGGCCCAAAATCAATACCCTCAAGCCGAAGTGCTGTATCAACGCGCAGTCAGCATTTTTAAAAAGTCTCTCGGCAACGACCATGTCGATACCGCCGAGGCGATGAGTCGCTTGGGACAACTCTATGAGTTGCAGGGACTCTACTCCCAGGCGGAGCCGCTCTTTCAGCAGGCGATCGCAATCCGGGAAAAGCAGCAGGGCGCGGAGAGCCCTCACGTCGCGGGTGAACTCAAAAACCTGGCGGGACTCTATCAATCGCAGAATAAGCTGGAACAGTCCGAAGATCTCTATAAGCAGTCGCTGGTGATCTATGAACAGTCCGTCGGGTATGATCGCGAGGCCTACGTGAAGGCCTTGAAGAGTTATGCGTCCTTGCTGAGGCGCAGGCAGCGGTCCGGCGAAGCCGAGCGTCTTGAGGAGCGAGCCAAGGCGGTCTTGAAGCGGCTCTCACTGGAGAACCAGAGCCAGGGGAAAACTGCTGCGGATGTTCCGCTTGCTCCGGTTGCGCCGGTGCCATAGGGTAGCCGCTGTGCGGCCCGTTTCTCCCGCCTCCCACTGCTGAAACATCTGCTCCATTCGCATCCCTTGCCCGTACGCTCACCACGGCATTTGCCGCCCGTCTCTCGCATGGAAGATCGGTTCGAGGCTGATACTCGCCGGAAGTATCGCTTGAGGCAGTACGCCCAATCCCCTACACTGTGGCCGCGAACCGGTCAGTTTGATCCACCCAGAGGGACCTCCATGAATCGAATAGTGATTGCGCTGCTGACCCTGGTCGTTTTGACCACCGGGGCCTGTGCCGGTAAACCTCCGAAGAAACAGTTCCAGCGTCTGGCGGGTGAATTTGTCTCCCCGGTCCACATTACGAAGCCGGTCGATCAGCAGAGTGCGGTCATCGGGATCACAATCAAGAGTCCGGCCTGGGTGCCCAACACTGAAGATCGTTTGTATTTGGTAAAGGTCGAGAACGAGCGCGATCTCTTCGAAGGCTCCAAGCTGATTCCGACCAGCATTCTGGCTCCGCCTCCCGGGGCCGGTGGAGGCGGGACGGTCTATGTGCAGAATGTCCCGCCCGGGCGGTATGCGGCCGTGGCATTCAGCACCTCGGAGAAGGGATTCGGTAAGGTACGCGAAGTCACGTTATTCCTGTTACCCAAGACGGTCGTGAAGCAAAGCGATACGACGGTAGTTCCCGGCAGTATCAGTTTTATGGGGGAATATGAAGTCGGCGCCTCGACGATGGTCCTGCAGGAGAAGGCGGCCGATCCGGTGCAGGAACATTACTTCGAAGCATTTTGGGGCAAGCCGCTGGCCCAGGTCATAGCCGAACTGCAGATGATCGGTACCCCGGCGTATTTCGCCGTGCACACGGTCAGCGTCAAGCAGGGGAGTCGGGACGCCGCCGCCGAAGAGCGGTTCCTGGCTGCCGCCAAGCGCGACCTTGAACCGGCCTGGGCACTGGTGATCGAACGGCGTGGAGTGGCAGCGAAGTAGGCCATGGTGACGCATGTGTCCGATGCAGCGCCTCTCCGTTGTGTGCCTCGATCGTGTGATGGCCTGAATCGAAGCCCCTGCGTCCAGAACGCAGGGGCAACTTTCGGAAGAATCAAACGTACTCCTCCGGCAATCCTCACCTGTTAACACACAATTTACCTTGCCCGGACGTGCCTGTGTCCTTTGCACTGTAGTCTGATGAGGACCCGCTTACTCTCAGCACAGGAGGAGTCCTATGCGCCTCATAAGGCAAGGCATTCAGATGTATCGGTCTCGTCCGCGCCGCCAGGATATTTTGTCTCTCCGCCAGACAAGGCCGAGGATCAACGGCCTGTGCCTGGAGTGTCGAAAGGAGATTCCCTTCATACAACTGAGACACCGGCCGCACGCGACCTTGTGCACAAGCTGTGTTCAAGAACGTCTCGACTGTCTGTCTGCGGATGCGCTCTAGCCCCGACCATTCATGAATAGTCGGGCCTAGTTGCGAGGGCATCCGCTGGCCTGAACAATCGTTGCACGCGGCTAGGGTCGCGCAACGGCATCGTACTGAGGATGGGACGTGTCGGTTGTCCATGCCGAGGTGTCTGACCCTGGTCATGCGGTCATCGTCAGGGAACCTTGCCTTTCGACTCACCGCTCCCCGATTATTCCGCTCTACCTGTCCTGACTGTTTCTCTCTATCAATGATCGGGTGAGCAGGCAGGCTTGGACCTGTGTAGGGTCAGGGGCGCGTCCTCGTAGGCGCTCGGTTTCGAGTCAAAATGGGTGGGCTGTTCCGCTCCGGCTCAGAAGAGGGGAACAGCCCGGGAGAGAGGTGCGGAGAGGTGGACGCAGCTCAGCTCCCAATCGATAGCCTCATGTTAGGATCGGTAGACCTCCTCGGCGGGCTTGTCGAGTCTCCATGCCGTGCTCCGCAGCGAAGCACGTTCTTCAGCCAGGCTTTTACACGTGACACAGAGCATCGCATCGGGCTGCGCGCGGAGTCGTGACAGGGGGATGTCCGTTCGGCAGCGATGGCAGATGCCGTATGAGGTGTCGAGCATGCGGTTGAGGGCGCGTTCGATCTGCCTCAGTTTGGCATAGGCCCGTTGTGCGATGAGGTCGTCGATCATCCGCTCCTGTTCGCAGGCGGCCAGATCGAGGACATCAGCAGGCAGGCCTTGTTCTGTTTGCGGCAGCGGTCGGGACATGACCTGTGCGAAGAGCGTGCGGCGGCTTCGAAGCAGGTGCGTGCGTAACGAGGCAAAGGCCCGGTGGCGTGGATGGAGTCGGACGACCTGCGTGACACTCATGGGGCTCCCCTCCTCATGGTCCTGCCCGTAGCATAGGCGGCTGAAGTGACAACCGTATCAGCGAGCGGTTAAGGAGGGGTTAATAACGACGAGCGGCTGCGTCGGCAGGAGGCATTAGGTGACGAGCTTGTTCATGAGCCATTGCTGGGACGAACGAGCGGCCCGGCGTCCTGGCGTCTGCCGCTTGTAGGTTCCGTCTCGATGGAGAATCCAGGCGTGGGTATTGTCTTCGAGGTAGGGACGGAGCCCTTCGTCGATCACGCGCTGACGTAATGTCTTATCCAGAACAGGGAAGGCGACTTCGATGCGCCGGAAGAAATTGCGATCCATCCAATCGGCGCTCGAGAGAAAGACCCGATCGTCGCCGTCGTTGAGGAAATAGAAAATCCGGCTATGCTCGAGGAATCGCCCGATGATCGAACGTACCCGAATGTGTTCCGAGAGACCCGCGATGCCGGGTCGTAAGGCGCAGGGACCCCGGACGATCAAGTCGATTTTCACTCCGGCTTGAGAGGCCTTGTAGAGGGCCCGGATGATGTGGGGCTCCAGGAGCGCATTCATCTTCGCGATGATGTGGGCCGGCCGGCCCTGCTTGGCCCTGTCGGTTTCACGCCCGATCCATTTCAACAATGTGGCATGCAGGGTAAAGGGCGATTGAAGAAGATGTTTGAGCCGCCCCGGACGTCCCAAGGAGGTCAGTTGTTGAAATACCGTGCGGACGTCCCGTCCGATTGCCGCATCGCAGGTGAGTAATCCGAAGTCGGTATAGAGCCGCGCATTGCGGGCGTGATAGTTGCCGGTTCCGAGGTGGGTGTAGCTCCGCAGCATCCGGCCTTCCCGTCGAAGCACGAGACTCATTTTTGCGTGGGTCTTGTGTCCGACCACACCGTACACCACATGGGCGCCGGCCTCCTCCAAATCGTGCGCCAGCTCGATGTTGGCCTCTTCGTCGAAACGGGCGCGCAGTTCGATCACCACGGTCACTTCTTTCCCGCCTCGCGCCGCATCCACCAGGGATTGCACGATGGCGGAATCCGCCCCTGTGCGATAGAGGGTTTGCTTGATGGTGAGGACGTGCGGGTCTGTGGCCGCCTGGCGGAGAAACTCGGTTACCGGCGCGAAGGACTGATAGGGGTGATGCAGCAGGATGTCGCCTTGCCTGATGGCGTCGAACCAGTCTTCGCTCGGCACCGGCGTCGTGGGGATGCCGGGGGTGAAGGGCTGAAATTTCAAATCGGGCCGATCCACCAGGTCGGGCACGGCCATCAGTCGATGCAGATTGACCGGCCCATGGCATTGATACACGTCGCGCGCATCGAGATGAAACTGTTCGCGCAGGAAATAGACGAGATCGGGTGGGCAGTTGTCCGCCACTTCCAGCCGCACCTCGTCGCCGAAACGCCGCTCGGGCAGCTGACCTTCGAGTGCACGCCGAAGATCGTCGACGTCCTCCTCATCCACGAAGAGGTTACTGTTCCGTGTGACGCGGAATTGATAACACCCGGTGACGTGCATGCCGGGAAAAAGCTGGTGCACGAACGCATGGATCACCGACGACAAAAAGGCAAAGTCGTGAGGCCAGGCGGCATTGCGCACCGGCAGGTGAATCACGCGCGGGAGCGACCGCGGGACTTGGACGATGGCGGTTCCGTTGGGCCGACCGAAGGCATCGGTTCCCTCCAGCGTCACCAGAAAATTGAGACTCTTGTTGAGCAGTTTCGGAAAAGGATGCGCGGGATCCAGGCCCACCGGACTCAGAAGCGGGAGCAGTTCGCGCGAAAAAAACCGGCGCATCCAGCGAATGTGCGACGGCATCCAATCGGCGCGCTTGAGAAACCGGATCCGTTGGTCGGCCAGCTGGGGAATCAGTGATTGATTGAGGACGACGTATTGCTCGTGTACCAGTTGGTGCGTCAGCATGGCAATGCGGGCCAGCAGTTCGGACGGGGTCAGTCCGTCGGCGCCCCGTTGT
This genomic window from Nitrospira sp. contains:
- a CDS encoding TraR/DksA C4-type zinc finger protein; this encodes MSVTQVVRLHPRHRAFASLRTHLLRSRRTLFAQVMSRPLPQTEQGLPADVLDLAACEQERMIDDLIAQRAYAKLRQIERALNRMLDTSYGICHRCRTDIPLSRLRAQPDAMLCVTCKSLAEERASLRSTAWRLDKPAEEVYRS
- the ppk1 gene encoding polyphosphate kinase 1 — translated: MSSTQTPSEDQPHASTPKTRAHRPATSDLSRPEWYLNRELSLLEFNRRVLDLAKDQKVPLLERLKFLCIVSSNLDEFFEVRVAGLKEQVTHGVEQRGADGLTPSELLARIAMLTHQLVHEQYVVLNQSLIPQLADQRIRFLKRADWMPSHIRWMRRFFSRELLPLLSPVGLDPAHPFPKLLNKSLNFLVTLEGTDAFGRPNGTAIVQVPRSLPRVIHLPVRNAAWPHDFAFLSSVIHAFVHQLFPGMHVTGCYQFRVTRNSNLFVDEEDVDDLRRALEGQLPERRFGDEVRLEVADNCPPDLVYFLREQFHLDARDVYQCHGPVNLHRLMAVPDLVDRPDLKFQPFTPGIPTTPVPSEDWFDAIRQGDILLHHPYQSFAPVTEFLRQAATDPHVLTIKQTLYRTGADSAIVQSLVDAARGGKEVTVVIELRARFDEEANIELAHDLEEAGAHVVYGVVGHKTHAKMSLVLRREGRMLRSYTHLGTGNYHARNARLYTDFGLLTCDAAIGRDVRTVFQQLTSLGRPGRLKHLLQSPFTLHATLLKWIGRETDRAKQGRPAHIIAKMNALLEPHIIRALYKASQAGVKIDLIVRGPCALRPGIAGLSEHIRVRSIIGRFLEHSRIFYFLNDGDDRVFLSSADWMDRNFFRRIEVAFPVLDKTLRQRVIDEGLRPYLEDNTHAWILHRDGTYKRQTPGRRAARSSQQWLMNKLVT
- a CDS encoding tetratricopeptide repeat protein, producing MNIGLNARALTIGLAFLGVVSGCAVDQRWRSAMQEGNHALRSGDYTHAEESFVAARKEAEVLDPQGKRLAETLSQLGEVNRELGRFPRAEALFQEALAIRERVYGPAHAETASSLTDLGELYRLQGLYTQSEALHQRAREIREQVFGADHSKTAESLNNIAVVYQDQRRFADAEPVLQRALGILEKQLGPEHSTTAITRDNLAKMYQAQGQHARAMPLYQRALTIHEKAFGPHHPIVARNLENLADTYRAQNQYPQAEVLYQRAVSIFKKSLGNDHVDTAEAMSRLGQLYELQGLYSQAEPLFQQAIAIREKQQGAESPHVAGELKNLAGLYQSQNKLEQSEDLYKQSLVIYEQSVGYDREAYVKALKSYASLLRRRQRSGEAERLEERAKAVLKRLSLENQSQGKTAADVPLAPVAPVP
- a CDS encoding Gfo/Idh/MocA family oxidoreductase: MTNSTLTTPDSRPLRIALIGAGRHAQHHARAILRCPGVQLVAVADPSDAAQAAMRDIVPGIGCFKTPEELFASERLNVVHIITPPATHAPLARMAIKAGCHIYVEKPFTESVEDAQQILDEAGGKGLRVCAGHQLLYEPPTRVLTQYLPSIGRVVHVESYFSFRTVRHAPGGRKVLRADHQLLDILPHPVYLLLQVLEQAGEGRTELLSLEVSQAGTVHALVRRGGVTGTLIVTLEGRPVESYLRVVGKNGSLFADYVRSTTQRAIGPGSSGIDKLFAPYRQAWQLLIGTTSAMANRFLKSQRSYPGLAELFTAFYESARTGGPSPLSPESLLETVRICERVAKALKVGEAKALADAAPKPVESRGVLVTGGTGFLGKEIVRTLLSRGRPVRVVARREPSPWERIAGAEYVVADVATGAAAQLFKGVDTVIHAAAETAGGWPEHQRNSLDATEQMVRGADAAGITHFVHVSSLAVLAQGNGRPIGDDHPLEPDSKGSGPYVWGKLESERLAVQLGKELGLSVKVIRPGALVDYRDFDPPGRLGKRLGNIFVAVGSPGDRLGVVDVGFAGRFLGWMTDAWDNVPSPLNLLDPVSPTKQELLDRLRQANPDLTVVWLPRFVLVPLSWLATLAQKILRPGKPAIDVAKVFSVLPYDTSGIAKLAPQVDHASEKR